TTATACGGTGATTACTTTGAGCTGTATGCCCCAGGAAAAACCCAGGGCCTTGTAGATGGTCATAATTTATTGAATTCTCCCCTGAATTTACTGATGGCTGCAGTCGTTTTAGCAATACCGGCTGTCATGGTATTTCTTTCCCTTATTTTGAAACCGGCTATCAATAGGATTCTCAATATAGTTTTCGGAATATTTTTTACTGTAGTGATGCTGCTTATTGGTATTTCATCCTTTTCAGAATGGTATCTATTCTATGTTTTCCTTGCAGCTGTAGAATGCATGATAACAATCTTGATAGTAGTATATGCCTGGAAGTGGAAAAGAGTATGACACGTATTAGGAAAATTGTAGGGTTGATCAAATATCCCTAATTTGCATCTGCAATCTAATAGTTAAAACCTAATGAAGATCAAAGCCGTAATCATAGACGATGAAATCATAGCAAGAGAGGTCCTGAGAAGCTATATCACCAAATACTGTCCTCAGGTAGAAATTCTAGGTGAAGCAGAAAATATCAAGGAAGCCGTCCCTCTGATTGCCGAAAAGCAGCCACAATTGGTCTTTCTGGATGTAGAAATGCCCTTTGGAAACGCTTTTGACGTATTGGAAGCTACAAAGGAATTTTCTTATGAAACAATCTTTATTACCGCATTTTCACAGTATTCTTTACAGGCTTTGAATAAGTCGGCAAGCTATTATATTCTAAAACCAATTGACATCCAGGAGTTGATCCTTGCAGTAAACAAAGTTGCTGAAAGTCTTGAAAAGAAGGATGAACTTAATCGTAACAAAATTCTATTGGAGAACCTAAAGCTAAAACCAGAAAAACAGCAGCTTATTCTCCCGACTCTACAGGGATTTGATGTCGTAAAAACCGAAGATATTGTAAGACTTCAGGCGGATGGAAACTTTACGCAGGTTTATCTTACCGATGGCTCAAAGAAAATGGTGTGCCGCTTTTTAAAGCACTTTGATGATCTGTTGGAAAGTCCTTTTGTAAGAGTTCATCGTTCCCATATCATCAATACAACCTTTGTAAAATCCTATCATAAAAGTGGAACCGTAATGCTGGCTGATGATACTGAAATTGAGGTTTCAGGAAGCTTTAAGGATAACTTTCTGAAAGTATTCTCATAGAATTTATCGTTTCTTAACAGCCCAAAGGCATTATTTTTGAAGTTTTTATCAGAATCACACAAAATATTTCTGTCATGAAGACCTTTCATAAAATTGTACTTCCCGTTTCCTTAGGAGCATTGGCATACATTGCCTTTCATTCGTATTCTGTTGGAATTCCAAAAGGAGCCGTTGCTGTGAAGAGTTTTGACATTAAAAAATATCTCGGAAGATGGTATGAAATTGCCCGATTTGACTATAAATTCGAGAAAAATATGGATAATGTTACAGCAGAATACTCAGAAAATCCCGATGGAACAGTTCTGGTGAGAAATAAAGGCTATAATTATGTAAAAAAACTGTGGAACGAATCCATTGGTGAAGCCAGATTCGTAAAGGATACAACCGAAGCCCGACTTAAAGTCTCTTTTTTTAAACCCATTTGGGCCGGATATAATGTCATAGATATAGACGAAGACTATCAGTACGCCTTGGTAGCCGGAAGCAGTCTTAAATATTTGTGGATACTTTCCAGAACAACTACAATCCCTGAAAGTATCAGACAACGCTTTATTGAAAAAGCAAGAAAAATCGGCTATAATACAGAAGAATTGATCTGGGTGAAACATACTTAAATGAAAAGGCAAAATCGTAAAATACATGATAACGATTTTGCCTTTTTAGTTTCTAACTTTGAATATATTCTTTCCATTCTTCAAAACGATGATCAATAACCTGCTTCATCAAATCATAATTCTCGTAGGTATCTTCAATGTGGTAGAACGTTTCGTATTCATAATCATTTTCTTCTGCTTTGGTATCAAAAAGATTAACGTAGTCATCAGCAAATGAGCTGTATTTATTACCAAAATCAGTGTCATCTGCGTAGTAATCCTTTGCAAAACTATTTCCCAGATCACTCAGGTCATATTCAGAGAATTTTCCGTCACAGAAATCCATAACGAATTCTGAACCAGTAATTTCTCTTCTTTTTACTTTTTCAATTTCCTCTTTTCCGTCTTCTTTTAATTCATTAGAAATAAGATCATTATTAATGCACCAGTTCAGAAACATTCCTGTATGGGTAGCCCCATTTTTTTCAGGAAGTTCTTTGGGAAAATCGCCACCATAATGCCATGAAGCATCATCATATTTAGACATAATTTTAACTAATTTTTGTCAAAAATAGAAAAAATCAATTTATATTGCCACAGCCGCAGATTTTCCCGTCATTTGCAGAAGAATTTTTTTCAAGAAATTGATATATGGAAAAAGCTGTTCTGATTACTATTGGTGACGAAATCCTTTCCGGAAATACGATAGACACCAATTCCAATTTTATTGCCACCGAACTTAAGAATATCGGGATAAAAGTGGTACAAATCTTTACAATTTCAGACGAAATTGAAACCATCAAAAATACATTAGATATAGCCTTTAAGCTGGGTGATTTGGTTATCACAACAGGAGGATTAGGCCCTACCAGAGATGATAAAACCAAAAAAGCACTTGCAGAGTTCTTCAACGATGAAATTGCACTGGATGAGGTTACCTTTAACCACCTTAAAGGATATATGGAAAAACGCGGACGTCTGGATATTCTGGAAAGAAATAAAGAACAGGCCTTTGTTCCTACAAAATCCATCGTGTTTCAAAATCACTTTGGAACTGCACCATGCATGATGATGGAGCTGAACGGAAAGCTGTCCTATAGCCTGCCTGGCGTTCCTTATGAAGTGAAACCATTAATTAAGGATCAGATTATACCTTATTTACAGGGGAGATTCAACCTTAATTATATTCATGGAAGAATTATTTCTGTAGTTGGGATTCCTGAAAGTATTCTTGCAGATACCATTGAAGATTGGGAACTGGCTCTTCCTGAAAATATTTCCTTGTCTTATCTTCCGGTGGGAACCCGTGTAAAGCTGAGGTTAACAGCATCCGGAGATAATGAAGATATCTTAAAACAACAGACAGAAGACGAAATTCAAAAACTTCTTCCCCTCATAAAGGATAATGTTATTGCGGTTTCTGAAGATAAAATTGAAAGTATTCTGGCAGAAATTCTTACGGAAAGAAATTTGACCATTTCTACGGCAGAAAGCTGTACCGGAGGCGAATTGGCAAAGATGATCACATCAGTTTCCGGTAGTTCAAAATATTTTCTTGGCGGGATGGTTCCTTATGCTACAGAAAAAAAGATTAAAATTCTAAACGTTTCCAGAGAAACTGTAGACCAATTTACGGTAGTCAGTGAGCAGGTAGCTCAGGAAATGGCCAAAGGATGTCAGAATTTATTTGATACAGACATTTCCCTTTCTACAACCGGAGTGGCAGGTCCCGGAAAAGGAGAAGATGGTAAGGATATAGGAACCGTTTTCTACACGATACGAATTAAAGATCAGGAAGTAACCTCAAAATTATATATGCCTCATCTGGAAAGGTTAGATTTTATGAATTTTGTTTCCCAAAAGGTAATTCAGGACCTGGTAGGACTTCTTGTAAACCAATAAATTAATATTTTAGTTTTTTAATTTTTTTTTAATTAATTTTTATATTCTTTTTCACGCTTTTTGAGATTCATTCATTAAAATTTCATAAGCGTGGAAAATTCAAAACAGATTTTTCAGACCAACAGCAAAAAACGCTGGAAAAGTGTACAATGGGGAAGCCGCATCTTTATTTTTATGGCAGTGCTTCTTCTTTTGGCCTTGGGACTGATGATGACCCTGGACAGAAGTCCAAAAATTCCTTTTAAAGAAGATTATAAGGCAGTGATGACTGCGAATAAACCCTATCTTCAAGAGAACAAAATTTCTAAAGAATATAAAGGATTCAGAAGTTTTATTTCTGAAAAAACAATTCATACGAATCTCTCCAAAATCGAAAAGGCAAGAGCAGAGAGATATAAAAATCAAAACAGAAACTGGGCACAGTTCCCCGGAGGAATTCGATCTGCATTTTATGTAGCGTGGGATCCACAATCTCTGATGTCTCTGAAAAGAAACATCAGACATATCAATCTTGTTTTTCCGGAATGGTTTTTCCTTGATCCTAAAACGGGAGATCTGAAAACGAACATTGACCCCGAAGGGTATAAAATCATCAAAAGAACAGGAATTGCAGCAATGCCTATCCTGAGTAACAACTCTGATAGAGAATTTCGTTCTGAAGGATTGGGAAAAGTATTGAATGATCCGAAGAAAAGAACAAATCTTATCCGGAAAATTACCCAGCAGTGTAAAAAATATCATTTCAAGGGAATTAATATTGACTTTGAGGATATGAACCTGAATTCTGATGAAAACCTGATTGCCTTTATGAAAGAGCTTTCAGAAACATTCAAGCAGAATCAACTATTGGTTACCATGGATATCATGACGGATAATGATGATTATAATATCCAAAAATTAGATCCTTATGTAGATTATTTTGTATTGATGGCTTATGATGAATATTCTGCCAGTGGTGATGCAGGTCCGGTTTCTTCACAGAAATGGATAGAAGAGCAGGCAGGTAAGCTCGTGAAAAAGACTTCTCCTCATAAGATCATTTTAGGATTGGGAGCTTATGGCTACGACTGGAGTTCTAATCCTGATGATAATAATTCCGTTACTTATATGCAGGCTATTACAAAGGCTAGTGCAAGTAAGGCAGTTATTGATTTTAATGACAATACTTTTAATTTAAATTATTCCTATACAGATTCTAAAAATAATACCCATACCGTATTTTTTAATGATGCAGCGTCTATTTTTAATACAATGCGATTTTCATCGGAATATCCATTGGCTGGAACTGCACTTTGGAGATTAGGAAGTGAAGACAGCAGGGTTTGGAATTTTTATGACAAGGATCTTACGTTTGCCGGACTGTCCAAACTGAATTTGAAAACACTGGAAAATGTAAAAGGACAAACCATGGTCGATTATATTGGAGATGGTGAGGTCCTGGATGTTTTGAATACTCCTCACGATGGAAAAATAGCCTTAGAAATAGATCCCAAGGAGAAAATTATTACAGACGAAAATTACATTACCTACCCAAGCTCCTATGAAGTAAAGAAATACGGAAGTGCACCTCAAAAGGAATTGGTATTGACATTTGATGATGGTCCGGATGAAACCTATACCCCGCAGGTATTGGATATATTATCTAAGTACCATGTGCCTGCCGCTTTCTTTTTAGTAGGCTTAAATGCTGAAAAAAATCTTCCGCTTGTTAAAAGAATCTATCGGGAGGGTCACGAAATAGGAAATCACACCTTCACCCATGAAAATGTGGCTAAGGTAAGCCCAGAAAGAGCGTTGCTTGAGTTAAAACTGACGAGATTACTGATAGAGTGTGTAACCGGACACAGTACAATTCTGTTTCGGGCACCGTATAATGCAGACTCTGAGCCTACAACATCAGAAGAGATCATCCCTGTGGCATTGGCAAGACAGCAAAACTATCTGGATATTGGAGAAAATATAGACCCTGAAGACTGGCAGCCGGGAATAAAGGCTGATGAAATTGTAAAACGGGTAATGGCAGGAATTAAACAAGAGAGAGGAAATATTATCTTGCTTCACGATGCCGGAGGTGATACCAGAGAGGAGACTGTGAAAGCATTGAAAGTTTTAATCCCAACATTGCAGAAACAAGGATATCATTTTACCAATCTTACCAGCCTTTTGCATAAAAGTAAAAATGAACTGATGCCTGAAGTTCCTAAAACGAAATCTTATTACATCATGCAGCTTAATCTTGTATTGGCAACTATAATTTACGGAATCAGCCATTTTTTGGTTGCTCTGTTTAGTATTTTTATTGTACTGGGGCTGATCAGATTGCTGTTAATGGCTTATTGGGCTTTTAAAGAAAGAAAAAAAGAAAAACAACTGAGTGAGTTTCCAATCCTGGAATCCTATCCAAAGGTTTCTATTATTGTTCCTGCCTATAATGAAGAAGTGAATATTGTTTCTTCCCTGCATAATCTGTTGAAGCAGACTTATCCAAATTTCAACATTATTATGGTGGATGATGGAAGTAAAGATTCAACCTATGAAAAAGCAAGAAATGAATTTCCGGATCACCCGAATCTGAAAATTTTTTCCAAAACAAATGGAGGAAAAGCAACCGCTCTCAACTTTGGTATTTCACAAACTGATGCTGAATATGTAGTGTGTATTGATGCAGATACCAAGCTACAACAGGATGCGGTAAAATATCTAATCGCAAGATTCTTAAATTCAAATCCTGAGGAAAAGATTGCAGCAGTAGCAGGAAATGTAAAAGTTGGAAATACCGTAAACTGGCTTACCAAATGGCAGGCAATAGAATATACGACAAGCCAAAATTTTGACAGACTGGCCTATGCACATATCAATGCAATTACAGTAATTCCGGGGGCTATTGGAGCATTTAAGAGATCTGTTATTCTTGAAGCAGGTGGATATTCTTCAGATACTTTGGCTGAAGACTGTGATATCACGGTGAAAATTTTAAAAGCAGGATATACTGTTGCCAATGAAAACAGAGCCGTAGCGGTAACAGAGGCTCCGGAAACCGTGAAACAGTTTTTGAAACAGCGTTTCCGATGGACTTACGGAATTATGCAGATGTTTTGGAAACAAAAACAGACTTTCCTTAACCCCAAATATAAAGGATTGGGGCTTTGGGCAATGCCAAATATTTTACTGTTTCAATACATCATTCCGTTTTTTTCACCACTGGCGGATCTGATCATGTTTTTTGGAATTTTATCCGGAAATGGAGACAAAATATTTACCTATTATCTGATTTTCCTTTTAGTGGATGCTTCGCTGGCTTTGGTCGCGTTCATTTTACAACGGGAAAAATTAACGAATCTCCTGTATATTATTCCGCAAAGATTCGGGTATAGATGGCTGATGTATATAGTATTGTTTAAAAGTTTAAGAAAGGCATTGAAAGGTGAAATACAGTCCTGGGGATTCTTAAAACGAACCGGAAATGTAAAAGAGATAGCAACTTCTTAAGATTTGTTTAAATTTGTTTTCTGGTAAAGTAACAAATAGTAAATAAATCATACATATTGTATAAATTGTTATCATAATGAAAAAACTAACGCTTTCTTTGTTCTTAATAGCAGGGATCTGCTCTCAAAATACGATGAGTGCACAAGCTAAAACTGCTAAAGTAGCAGTTAACAACACAGATAAAGGTTTAGACCTTAGCTTAATGGATACTTCGGTACGTCCACAGGATGATTTTTATAATTATGTGAGTGGAACTTGGATGAAAACAGCCAAAATTCCATCTGACAAACCGACTTGGGGAAGTTTCAACAAACTTGGAGAAGACACGGATAACAATTCCATGACCATCCTGAACTCTCTTTTGAAAGATAAATTTGCTGATGGAAGTGAGGGTAAAAAAATTCAGGATTTGTATGCTTCTTACATGAACATGCAAAAAAGGAATGCTGATGGAATCAAGCCTATTCAGGAAAACCTGAATAAAATTGATGCGATCAAAAATATGGCTGATCTTCAGAATTATCTGATCTCTGTAACTAAGGAAGGTGAAAATGTTTTCTACGGATGGGGAGTATATGCAGACCTGAAGAATTCTAACATGAATGCTGTTTACTTAGGAGAAGCTTCTCTTGGTTTAGGCAGAGATTATTACCAAAAAGTAAACGAAAAAAATACAGAAGCTATTGCTGAATATCAGAAATATGTAGCTTCAATGTTAACAGAGTTAGGTTATAAAAATGCTGATGCAGCTGCAAAAGGTATTGTTGAATATGAAAAGAGCATTGCAAAAACCTATTTAACAAACGAACAAAGCCGTGATAATACCCTTCAGTATAACCCTCAAACAATGGCTGAGCTTTCAGCGTTGGTAAAAGGAGCAGATATCCCTGCTTACCTTAAAAAAGTGGGTGTAAATACAGATAAAATTATCATCGGAGAACTAGGATACTATAAAAACTTCGATAAGTTGGTAAACGCTCAGAATCTTCCTGTAATTAAGGATTATCTGAAGTTCCACATGATTAATGGTAGCGCTTCTTACCTAAGTGAAAAATTAGGAGACATGAAGTTTAATTTCTTCGGTAAATATCTAAGAGGTCAGCAGGAACAAAGAGCTCTTAACAAGAGAGGTTTTGAATTAATCAACAGAAACTTAGGAGAAGCTTTTGGTAAACTATATGTTGAGAAATACTTCCCGGCTGAAGCTAAGGCTCAGATGGTAGAATTAATCGATTATTTAAAGAAAAGCTTTGCTGTTCACATCAACAATTTAGCTTGGATGTCTTCTACAACTAAGGAAAAAGCAATGCAGAAATTGAATAAATTTACTGTAAAAGTTGCTTATCCAGACAAATGGAAAGATTATTCTAAACTAGAAATTACTCCTGAATCTAAAGGTGGAACATTATACCAAAACCTTCAGAACATTGGTGAGTGGCAATACAACAAAGATTTAGCTAAAATCGGAAAGCCGGTTGATAAAACAGAATGGGGAATGACTCCACAAACTGTAAACGCTTACTACAACCCGGTATTTAACGAGATTGTATTCCCTGCAGCTATCCTTCAGCCGCCATTCTTCAATCCTAAAGCTGATGCAGCTGTAAACTTCGGTGGTATTGGTGCTGTTATCGGTCACGAAATGAGCCACGGATTTGATGATTCAGGTGCACAGTTTGATGCAGAAGGTAACTTGGTAGACTGGTGGACGCCGGAAGATAAAGCTAACTTCGAAAAAGCGACAAAAGCTCTTGCTTCTCAATATGACAAATATGAGCCTGTAAAAGGAACATTTGTAAACGGAACTTTCACAAACGGTGAAAACATTGCCGACTTAGGTGGTGTAAACATCGCTTATGATGCACTTCAAATGTATTTAAAAGATAAAGGAAACCCAGGTAAGATTAGCGGATTCTCTCAAGATCAGAGATTCTTCCTAAGCTGGGCAACTGTTTGGAGAACTTTATCAAGTGAAAAATATATGATCAACCAGGTGAAGACAGATCCGCACTCTCCGGGTTACTTCAGAAGCTTTGGTCCACTAATCAACGTTGACGCTTTCTATAAAGCATTCGATGTGAAAAAAGGAGACAAATTATACAAAGCACCAGAGGATAGAATTAAAATCTGGTAAAAATATAAACCGTTCAGCAATGAGCGGTTTTGTTTTTTTAGGTGGCAGGTGTCAGATGATAGGAATTAGGGAGAAAGAA
This genomic interval from Chryseobacterium joostei contains the following:
- a CDS encoding LytR/AlgR family response regulator transcription factor, giving the protein MKIKAVIIDDEIIAREVLRSYITKYCPQVEILGEAENIKEAVPLIAEKQPQLVFLDVEMPFGNAFDVLEATKEFSYETIFITAFSQYSLQALNKSASYYILKPIDIQELILAVNKVAESLEKKDELNRNKILLENLKLKPEKQQLILPTLQGFDVVKTEDIVRLQADGNFTQVYLTDGSKKMVCRFLKHFDDLLESPFVRVHRSHIINTTFVKSYHKSGTVMLADDTEIEVSGSFKDNFLKVFS
- a CDS encoding polysaccharide deacetylase family protein, translated to MENSKQIFQTNSKKRWKSVQWGSRIFIFMAVLLLLALGLMMTLDRSPKIPFKEDYKAVMTANKPYLQENKISKEYKGFRSFISEKTIHTNLSKIEKARAERYKNQNRNWAQFPGGIRSAFYVAWDPQSLMSLKRNIRHINLVFPEWFFLDPKTGDLKTNIDPEGYKIIKRTGIAAMPILSNNSDREFRSEGLGKVLNDPKKRTNLIRKITQQCKKYHFKGINIDFEDMNLNSDENLIAFMKELSETFKQNQLLVTMDIMTDNDDYNIQKLDPYVDYFVLMAYDEYSASGDAGPVSSQKWIEEQAGKLVKKTSPHKIILGLGAYGYDWSSNPDDNNSVTYMQAITKASASKAVIDFNDNTFNLNYSYTDSKNNTHTVFFNDAASIFNTMRFSSEYPLAGTALWRLGSEDSRVWNFYDKDLTFAGLSKLNLKTLENVKGQTMVDYIGDGEVLDVLNTPHDGKIALEIDPKEKIITDENYITYPSSYEVKKYGSAPQKELVLTFDDGPDETYTPQVLDILSKYHVPAAFFLVGLNAEKNLPLVKRIYREGHEIGNHTFTHENVAKVSPERALLELKLTRLLIECVTGHSTILFRAPYNADSEPTTSEEIIPVALARQQNYLDIGENIDPEDWQPGIKADEIVKRVMAGIKQERGNIILLHDAGGDTREETVKALKVLIPTLQKQGYHFTNLTSLLHKSKNELMPEVPKTKSYYIMQLNLVLATIIYGISHFLVALFSIFIVLGLIRLLLMAYWAFKERKKEKQLSEFPILESYPKVSIIVPAYNEEVNIVSSLHNLLKQTYPNFNIIMVDDGSKDSTYEKARNEFPDHPNLKIFSKTNGGKATALNFGISQTDAEYVVCIDADTKLQQDAVKYLIARFLNSNPEEKIAAVAGNVKVGNTVNWLTKWQAIEYTTSQNFDRLAYAHINAITVIPGAIGAFKRSVILEAGGYSSDTLAEDCDITVKILKAGYTVANENRAVAVTEAPETVKQFLKQRFRWTYGIMQMFWKQKQTFLNPKYKGLGLWAMPNILLFQYIIPFFSPLADLIMFFGILSGNGDKIFTYYLIFLLVDASLALVAFILQREKLTNLLYIIPQRFGYRWLMYIVLFKSLRKALKGEIQSWGFLKRTGNVKEIATS
- a CDS encoding lipocalin family protein, yielding MKTFHKIVLPVSLGALAYIAFHSYSVGIPKGAVAVKSFDIKKYLGRWYEIARFDYKFEKNMDNVTAEYSENPDGTVLVRNKGYNYVKKLWNESIGEARFVKDTTEARLKVSFFKPIWAGYNVIDIDEDYQYALVAGSSLKYLWILSRTTTIPESIRQRFIEKARKIGYNTEELIWVKHT
- a CDS encoding M13 family metallopeptidase; translated protein: MKKLTLSLFLIAGICSQNTMSAQAKTAKVAVNNTDKGLDLSLMDTSVRPQDDFYNYVSGTWMKTAKIPSDKPTWGSFNKLGEDTDNNSMTILNSLLKDKFADGSEGKKIQDLYASYMNMQKRNADGIKPIQENLNKIDAIKNMADLQNYLISVTKEGENVFYGWGVYADLKNSNMNAVYLGEASLGLGRDYYQKVNEKNTEAIAEYQKYVASMLTELGYKNADAAAKGIVEYEKSIAKTYLTNEQSRDNTLQYNPQTMAELSALVKGADIPAYLKKVGVNTDKIIIGELGYYKNFDKLVNAQNLPVIKDYLKFHMINGSASYLSEKLGDMKFNFFGKYLRGQQEQRALNKRGFELINRNLGEAFGKLYVEKYFPAEAKAQMVELIDYLKKSFAVHINNLAWMSSTTKEKAMQKLNKFTVKVAYPDKWKDYSKLEITPESKGGTLYQNLQNIGEWQYNKDLAKIGKPVDKTEWGMTPQTVNAYYNPVFNEIVFPAAILQPPFFNPKADAAVNFGGIGAVIGHEMSHGFDDSGAQFDAEGNLVDWWTPEDKANFEKATKALASQYDKYEPVKGTFVNGTFTNGENIADLGGVNIAYDALQMYLKDKGNPGKISGFSQDQRFFLSWATVWRTLSSEKYMINQVKTDPHSPGYFRSFGPLINVDAFYKAFDVKKGDKLYKAPEDRIKIW
- a CDS encoding DUF7832 domain-containing protein, with the protein product MSKYDDASWHYGGDFPKELPEKNGATHTGMFLNWCINNDLISNELKEDGKEEIEKVKRREITGSEFVMDFCDGKFSEYDLSDLGNSFAKDYYADDTDFGNKYSSFADDYVNLFDTKAEENDYEYETFYHIEDTYENYDLMKQVIDHRFEEWKEYIQS
- a CDS encoding DUF6326 family protein, whose amino-acid sequence is MNKSTQFEDIQANIKIILAGLWTSVTLCYLYGDYFELYAPGKTQGLVDGHNLLNSPLNLLMAAVVLAIPAVMVFLSLILKPAINRILNIVFGIFFTVVMLLIGISSFSEWYLFYVFLAAVECMITILIVVYAWKWKRV
- a CDS encoding CinA family nicotinamide mononucleotide deamidase-related protein — encoded protein: MEKAVLITIGDEILSGNTIDTNSNFIATELKNIGIKVVQIFTISDEIETIKNTLDIAFKLGDLVITTGGLGPTRDDKTKKALAEFFNDEIALDEVTFNHLKGYMEKRGRLDILERNKEQAFVPTKSIVFQNHFGTAPCMMMELNGKLSYSLPGVPYEVKPLIKDQIIPYLQGRFNLNYIHGRIISVVGIPESILADTIEDWELALPENISLSYLPVGTRVKLRLTASGDNEDILKQQTEDEIQKLLPLIKDNVIAVSEDKIESILAEILTERNLTISTAESCTGGELAKMITSVSGSSKYFLGGMVPYATEKKIKILNVSRETVDQFTVVSEQVAQEMAKGCQNLFDTDISLSTTGVAGPGKGEDGKDIGTVFYTIRIKDQEVTSKLYMPHLERLDFMNFVSQKVIQDLVGLLVNQ